A single genomic interval of Clostridium facile harbors:
- the pyrE gene encoding orotate phosphoribosyltransferase, whose product MLTPAKKEFIEFMMSADVLRFGNFVTKSGRNTPYFVNTGNYKTGAQIATLGKFYATLVKETCGNQFEAMFGPAYKGIPLATATAASLARDYQIDKPYFFNRKEVKDHGEGGSIVGYKPKDGDRIIIIEDVITAGTAIRETMPILKGCADVTVNDMFISVNRCEVGQNPGKTAVMEVMEEFGIQVHSIVTVKDIHDYLVEQGTDADILAHMEQYMEQYCVF is encoded by the coding sequence ATGTTGACACCTGCAAAAAAAGAGTTTATAGAATTTATGATGAGCGCTGATGTTTTGCGTTTTGGTAATTTTGTGACCAAGAGCGGAAGAAATACCCCCTATTTTGTGAATACAGGAAACTACAAAACTGGCGCACAGATTGCGACTTTAGGTAAATTTTATGCCACTTTGGTAAAAGAAACCTGCGGTAACCAGTTTGAAGCGATGTTTGGCCCAGCCTATAAAGGCATTCCATTGGCAACAGCTACAGCTGCATCATTGGCAAGGGATTATCAAATTGATAAACCATATTTCTTTAACCGAAAAGAGGTAAAAGACCATGGAGAAGGTGGCAGCATTGTTGGGTATAAACCTAAAGATGGTGACCGCATCATTATTATTGAAGATGTAATTACAGCAGGCACCGCAATCCGTGAAACTATGCCAATTTTAAAAGGGTGTGCAGATGTTACTGTAAATGATATGTTCATCTCGGTAAATCGCTGTGAAGTTGGACAAAATCCTGGTAAAACAGCGGTAATGGAGGTTATGGAAGAGTTCGGCATTCAAGTACATTCTATTGTAACAGTAAAAGATATCCATGATTATCTGGTTGAACAAGGGACAGATGCTGATATCCTCGCCCATATGGAACAATATATGGAGCAGTATTGTGTATTCTAA